In Arthrobacter sp. SLBN-112, a genomic segment contains:
- the dnaG gene encoding DNA primase, producing the protein MAGLIKREDIDEVRQRTDIKEVVDGYVTLKGAGLGTFKGLCPFHDERSPSFTVRPQVGRYHCFGCGEDGDVIAFVQKQDHSSFHEAVEKLAARIGYELRYEDGGTGPNREEVGRRQRLLDAHKIADEFFRAQLLTPGAAEARNFLHGRGFDRAAAEHFGCGYAPQGWDALLKHLRGRGFTDAELKLTGMFSEGNRGIYDRFRGRLIWPIKDIAGDTIGFGARKLYEDDQGPKYLNTPETTLYKKSQVLYGIDLAKRSIAKDRQLVVVEGYTDVMACHLAGITTAVATCGTAFGTEHIKIARRLLSDDGTGGEVVFTFDGDAAGQKAALRAFEEDQRFTAQTYVAVEPTGADPCDLRLSRGDEAVHALIQSRRPLFEFAIRTTLKQFNLDTVEGRVQGLKASVPVVAAIRDASTRTGYCQALTGWLGMPDPNEVLRLVTAAVKRGDTARPAAPGQQQAGNPAQPGAARPGGPGVAAGPSSGAVPSFHRPDPRDPVASMERQALEVALQQPALLAGAVWDRFAAARFATPAFQAVHDAMRASGPGQAAGDPVRWVEHVMHEVPEPLRPLVSELAVVPLPAHTEEAVLKYCRDILSRLFELQITRVKAEKMGQLQRLDPAADPETYQRLNRELMMLEMERRALRAEA; encoded by the coding sequence GTGGCTGGGCTGATTAAACGTGAAGATATCGACGAAGTACGCCAGCGCACGGACATCAAGGAAGTTGTTGACGGCTACGTCACGCTCAAAGGCGCCGGGCTGGGAACCTTCAAGGGTCTGTGCCCCTTCCACGACGAGCGCTCGCCGTCCTTCACCGTCCGCCCCCAGGTAGGCCGGTACCACTGCTTTGGCTGCGGCGAGGACGGAGACGTCATCGCCTTCGTCCAAAAGCAGGACCACAGCTCCTTCCACGAAGCGGTGGAAAAGCTTGCCGCCCGGATCGGCTACGAGCTGCGCTACGAGGACGGTGGAACCGGGCCCAACCGGGAAGAAGTGGGGCGGCGGCAGCGGCTGCTGGACGCCCACAAGATCGCCGACGAGTTCTTCCGCGCCCAGCTGCTCACGCCCGGTGCCGCCGAGGCCCGGAACTTCCTGCACGGCAGGGGCTTCGACCGGGCCGCAGCCGAACACTTCGGCTGCGGATACGCCCCCCAGGGCTGGGACGCGCTCCTGAAGCACCTCCGGGGCCGCGGCTTCACCGACGCCGAGCTGAAGCTCACCGGCATGTTCTCAGAGGGCAACCGCGGAATCTACGACCGCTTCCGGGGCCGCCTCATCTGGCCCATCAAGGACATCGCCGGCGACACCATCGGCTTCGGGGCCCGCAAGCTCTACGAGGACGACCAAGGCCCCAAATACCTCAACACCCCCGAAACCACGCTCTACAAGAAGTCCCAGGTCCTGTACGGAATCGACCTCGCCAAGCGCAGCATCGCCAAGGACCGCCAACTGGTGGTGGTGGAGGGCTACACCGACGTGATGGCCTGCCACTTGGCCGGAATAACGACGGCGGTGGCCACCTGTGGCACGGCGTTCGGCACCGAGCACATCAAGATCGCCCGCCGGCTGTTGTCCGACGACGGCACCGGGGGAGAAGTGGTGTTCACCTTCGACGGGGACGCCGCCGGTCAGAAAGCGGCCCTGCGGGCCTTCGAGGAAGACCAGCGCTTCACGGCCCAGACCTACGTGGCCGTGGAACCCACCGGGGCCGATCCCTGCGACCTGCGCCTGAGCCGCGGCGACGAAGCCGTGCACGCCCTCATCCAGTCCCGCCGGCCGCTGTTTGAATTCGCCATCCGCACCACGTTGAAGCAGTTCAACCTGGACACCGTGGAGGGCCGGGTACAGGGCCTGAAAGCCTCCGTGCCCGTGGTGGCCGCCATCCGGGACGCCTCCACCCGGACGGGCTACTGCCAGGCGCTGACCGGCTGGCTGGGCATGCCGGACCCCAACGAGGTGCTTCGCCTGGTTACGGCGGCCGTGAAACGGGGGGACACGGCACGTCCGGCCGCCCCGGGCCAGCAGCAGGCCGGCAACCCCGCCCAGCCGGGTGCCGCCCGGCCCGGCGGCCCCGGCGTTGCTGCCGGGCCGTCGTCGGGCGCTGTCCCTTCTTTCCACCGACCGGACCCGCGGGATCCCGTGGCCTCGATGGAACGCCAGGCCCTGGAGGTGGCGCTCCAGCAGCCGGCGTTGCTGGCCGGCGCCGTCTGGGACCGCTTCGCTGCCGCCCGGTTCGCCACGCCCGCCTTCCAGGCCGTCCACGACGCCATGCGCGCCAGCGGCCCGGGGCAGGCGGCCGGTGATCCGGTGCGCTGGGTGGAACACGTGATGCATGAAGTTCCGGAACCCCTCCGGCCGCTGGTCTCGGAGCTGGCCGTGGTGCCGCTGCCAGCCCATACGGAGGAAGCCGTGCTGAAGTACTGCCGCGACATCCTGTCCCGCCTGTTCGAACTGCAGATCACCCGGGTCAAGGCAGAGAAGATGGGGCAGCTGCAGCGGCTCGATCCCGCTGCGGATCCGGAAACCTACCAGCGGCTCAACCGCGAACTGATGATGCTGGAAATGGAACGCCGGGCCCTGCGCGCCGAGGCGTAG
- a CDS encoding ferredoxin, producing the protein MTTILHIDWTSCDGRGLCTELLPGVLDRDDWGYPVARGKAGRDRTDVPLRDADREAAQEAVFLCPKLALSLQERTGPARESRKPGR; encoded by the coding sequence ATGACCACCATCCTTCACATCGACTGGACCAGCTGTGACGGCCGCGGCCTCTGTACGGAACTGCTTCCCGGCGTGCTGGACCGGGATGACTGGGGCTACCCGGTGGCGCGCGGGAAGGCGGGCCGCGACCGGACGGATGTTCCGCTGCGGGACGCGGACCGGGAAGCCGCGCAGGAGGCTGTGTTCCTCTGCCCCAAGCTGGCCCTGAGCCTCCAGGAACGGACGGGGCCCGCACGCGAAAGCCGGAAGCCTGGCCGGTGA
- a CDS encoding NADH-ubiquinone oxidoreductase-F iron-sulfur binding region domain-containing protein, producing MSQARDTCQPAPPAAARQEPRLLAAGPDAGWDQHLDTFGPLDADVAAPGLLDALAASGLTGRGGAAFETWRKVTATAESGRKGLFPSRPVLIANGAEGEPLSFKDRTLLTHAPHLVIDGLLTLASALGGASMYVYAPAAGLPRVRQALAGRPGTKRVRVVEAPETFISGESSAVVNMIATGTAVPLDQRRRLSESGLNGRPTLVVNVETLAQVALIARYGAHWFREAGTAADPGTRLVSVSGPAPVRDVVLEVPGGVELSAVLKEAGMDPAPLSAVLVGGYHGRWVRPAAHVLSPVGPVAGTARPGAGVIHALDPNSCGIQATARILTYLANESARQCGPCMFGLPAMASVLNRIAGGERNPRLASELDRLGRLVSGRGACRHPEGTTGLVSSALEVFAADFRAHLAGYCAAPGGVAA from the coding sequence GTGAGCCAAGCCCGAGACACCTGCCAGCCGGCGCCTCCGGCCGCGGCACGGCAGGAACCGCGCCTCCTCGCGGCCGGCCCGGACGCCGGCTGGGACCAGCACCTGGACACTTTCGGGCCCCTGGACGCGGACGTCGCCGCACCAGGGTTGCTTGACGCACTTGCAGCGTCGGGGCTGACCGGCCGGGGCGGGGCCGCGTTCGAAACGTGGCGCAAGGTGACCGCGACGGCGGAGTCGGGCCGGAAGGGGCTGTTTCCGTCCCGTCCGGTGCTGATCGCCAACGGCGCCGAGGGCGAACCACTGAGCTTCAAGGACCGGACCCTCCTCACCCATGCACCGCACCTGGTCATCGACGGGCTGCTAACCCTGGCATCAGCCCTGGGCGGGGCAAGCATGTACGTGTACGCGCCGGCAGCCGGACTTCCCCGCGTCCGGCAGGCCCTCGCCGGGCGTCCCGGCACCAAACGGGTCCGCGTCGTGGAAGCACCCGAAACGTTCATCTCCGGCGAGTCGAGCGCCGTCGTCAACATGATTGCCACCGGAACGGCGGTGCCCCTTGACCAACGCCGGCGTCTCAGCGAGTCCGGCCTGAATGGCCGCCCCACGCTGGTGGTGAACGTCGAAACCCTGGCGCAGGTTGCCCTGATCGCCCGCTACGGGGCGCACTGGTTCCGCGAAGCGGGGACAGCGGCGGATCCGGGGACGCGGCTGGTGTCCGTCTCCGGGCCCGCCCCGGTCAGGGACGTGGTGCTGGAGGTGCCGGGCGGGGTGGAGCTGTCCGCAGTCCTCAAGGAAGCGGGGATGGATCCGGCTCCCTTGTCCGCCGTCCTGGTGGGCGGCTATCACGGCCGCTGGGTACGGCCCGCTGCCCATGTGCTCTCACCGGTGGGGCCGGTGGCCGGGACGGCGCGGCCCGGGGCAGGCGTGATCCATGCGCTTGATCCGAACTCCTGCGGCATCCAGGCGACCGCCCGGATCCTCACCTACCTCGCCAACGAATCCGCCAGGCAATGCGGACCCTGCATGTTCGGCCTGCCGGCCATGGCGTCCGTCCTCAACCGGATCGCGGGAGGGGAACGCAATCCCCGCCTCGCCTCCGAACTTGACCGCCTGGGGAGGCTGGTCTCCGGACGCGGGGCGTGCCGCCATCCGGAGGGCACCACCGGGCTGGTCAGCAGCGCCCTTGAGGTCTTCGCGGCGGACTTCCGTGCCCACCTCGCCGGCTACTGCGCGGCCCCGGGAGGGGTGGCGGCATGA
- a CDS encoding ferric reductase-like transmembrane domain-containing protein, with amino-acid sequence MDEAMWAFGRVSGFISLALFTASVLLGILNRSGRPLMVVPRFSISLLHRNIALLAAVFLGLHVGSLLLDSFAKLNPVDIVVPFLGSFQPFWQGLGTVALDLVLAVVVTGLLRHRIGQRAFKAVHWLSYGVWPVAMAHALGNGTDASSGWFLLLAAASAVAVAAAMLWRLSPTFLETSTARQGNLP; translated from the coding sequence ATGGATGAGGCAATGTGGGCCTTCGGCCGGGTCAGCGGCTTCATCTCCTTGGCGCTGTTCACCGCTTCCGTGCTGCTGGGAATCCTCAACAGGTCCGGCCGCCCGTTGATGGTGGTGCCGCGGTTCTCCATCAGCCTCCTGCACCGGAACATCGCCCTGCTCGCTGCCGTCTTCCTGGGGCTCCACGTGGGCTCCCTGCTGCTGGACTCCTTTGCCAAGCTGAACCCGGTGGATATCGTGGTGCCGTTCCTGGGCTCCTTCCAACCGTTCTGGCAGGGCCTTGGGACGGTGGCCCTGGACCTGGTCCTGGCCGTGGTGGTGACGGGGTTGCTGCGGCACAGGATCGGGCAGCGGGCCTTCAAGGCAGTCCATTGGCTCAGCTATGGCGTCTGGCCGGTGGCCATGGCGCACGCCCTCGGAAACGGCACCGATGCCTCCAGCGGCTGGTTCCTGCTGCTTGCCGCGGCATCCGCAGTGGCCGTGGCCGCAGCGATGCTGTGGCGGCTGTCCCCGACATTTCTTGAAACCTCGACTGCCAGGCAAGGAAACCTCCCGTGA
- a CDS encoding FAD:protein FMN transferase yields the protein MNAPDTLGSGMNGSGMAGSSTAERGTAAQSSWTVWELEAFVTVTDAGFLADAEEIVRYVVAAVDAACSRFRSDSELMSLQPWMAQGVMVSPMFRLLLQRALDAAAMTGGDVDPTLGADLAALGHGPKGNGTAGLRSVPVQALANAPVRTPAPPSAATPENPVPRAPGWTRLGLDSMTLTVPAELRLDLGATAKAVAADLAAAEVHQRLGCGVLVGLGGDLASAGQAPQVDGKPGQWQILVQDLPADPAQHISLAPGYALATSSTQKRRWKHQGADVHHILDPRFGLPAEPVWRSVTVAAPTCLEANAYSTAAIVRGHAAVDWFRAEDTAARLVDSRGRIVTTGGWPAESPGPAGSGSTPADAHNQAAGPGAAGGARHG from the coding sequence ATGAACGCTCCTGACACGCTCGGTTCCGGCATGAACGGTTCCGGCATGGCCGGCAGCTCGACGGCGGAACGCGGGACGGCGGCGCAATCCAGCTGGACGGTCTGGGAGCTTGAGGCTTTCGTCACCGTCACCGACGCCGGTTTCCTGGCGGACGCGGAAGAGATCGTCCGCTACGTGGTGGCCGCCGTCGACGCCGCCTGCAGCCGTTTCCGCAGCGACTCGGAACTCATGAGCCTCCAGCCCTGGATGGCGCAGGGCGTCATGGTCAGCCCGATGTTCCGGCTGCTCCTGCAGCGGGCCCTGGACGCCGCGGCGATGACCGGCGGCGACGTCGACCCCACCCTCGGAGCGGACCTCGCCGCCCTGGGCCACGGCCCGAAGGGGAACGGCACGGCAGGGCTCCGCAGCGTGCCGGTGCAGGCACTGGCGAACGCACCGGTGCGAACTCCCGCACCGCCGTCGGCTGCAACCCCGGAAAATCCGGTGCCGCGGGCACCCGGCTGGACCAGGCTGGGCCTGGACTCCATGACCTTGACCGTGCCGGCCGAACTCCGGCTGGACCTGGGCGCCACAGCCAAGGCGGTGGCGGCGGACCTCGCTGCCGCCGAAGTGCACCAGCGGCTGGGCTGCGGGGTCCTGGTGGGGCTGGGGGGAGACCTGGCCAGCGCAGGACAGGCGCCGCAGGTGGACGGCAAACCCGGCCAGTGGCAGATCCTGGTGCAGGACCTTCCCGCCGACCCCGCCCAACACATCTCCCTGGCGCCCGGATACGCCCTGGCCACGTCCAGCACCCAAAAGCGCCGCTGGAAGCACCAGGGAGCCGACGTCCACCACATCCTTGACCCGCGCTTCGGGCTCCCGGCCGAGCCCGTCTGGCGTTCTGTGACAGTTGCCGCGCCAACGTGCCTGGAAGCCAACGCCTACAGCACGGCCGCCATTGTCCGCGGTCACGCAGCCGTGGACTGGTTCCGCGCAGAAGACACCGCGGCCCGGCTCGTGGACAGCCGCGGCCGGATTGTCACCACCGGCGGCTGGCCGGCTGAAAGCCCCGGCCCCGCCGGCAGCGGTTCCACCCCAGCGGACGCGCACAACCAGGCAGCCGGCCCCGGCGCCGCAGGGGGTGCCCGCCATGGATGA
- a CDS encoding deoxyguanosinetriphosphate triphosphohydrolase: MFPVAEAPLSTPVAETPAPGTPTAALALPGYDLHDSARWVEEPPKNTYRSDFERDRARVLHSSALRRLGAKTQVVAPDTDDFVRTRLTHSLEVAQVGRELGRALGCDPDVVDTACLSHDLGHPPFGHNGESALNEVAHAIGGFEGNAQTLRLLTRLEPKVLTADGHPAGLNLTRASLDAASKYPWSALDAPVIHGQRTSKFGAYEDDLPIFSWIREGAPERRSCLEAQVMDLADDISYSVHDVEDAIVAGHFQLRWLDNPDHRARVVGYAKQWYLPHNDPAAIDAALARLEATDVWVREADGSRKSMGALKNMTSQLIGRFCQSALETTRAVYGPENLTRYSAELMVPDETVMEIAVMKGLATTFVMTTEHRQPIYERQREVLHALVTALSATGDRHLEPMFAADWRDAADDGARLRVVIDQVASLTDGSALAMYERLVGSLPSLW, encoded by the coding sequence ATGTTTCCGGTGGCTGAGGCCCCCTTGAGTACCCCGGTCGCCGAAACCCCGGCGCCCGGCACCCCCACCGCGGCCCTCGCGTTGCCCGGCTACGACCTGCACGATTCCGCCCGCTGGGTGGAGGAGCCGCCCAAGAACACGTACCGTTCCGACTTCGAGCGGGACCGCGCCCGGGTGCTGCACTCCTCGGCGCTGCGCCGGCTGGGCGCCAAAACCCAGGTGGTGGCCCCGGATACGGACGACTTCGTCCGCACCCGGCTCACGCACAGCCTGGAGGTGGCGCAGGTGGGCCGCGAGCTGGGCAGGGCCCTTGGCTGCGACCCCGATGTGGTGGACACGGCCTGCCTGAGCCACGACCTCGGCCACCCGCCGTTCGGACACAACGGCGAATCGGCCCTGAACGAGGTGGCGCACGCGATCGGCGGGTTCGAGGGCAACGCCCAGACGCTCCGCCTGCTCACCCGGCTCGAGCCGAAGGTGCTCACGGCTGACGGCCATCCGGCCGGACTGAACCTCACCCGCGCGAGCCTCGACGCGGCGTCGAAATACCCGTGGTCTGCCTTGGACGCCCCGGTGATCCACGGCCAACGGACCAGTAAGTTCGGCGCCTACGAGGACGATCTGCCCATCTTCAGCTGGATCCGCGAAGGTGCCCCGGAGCGACGGTCGTGCCTGGAAGCCCAGGTAATGGACCTTGCGGACGACATCTCCTACTCGGTGCACGACGTGGAGGACGCGATCGTTGCCGGCCATTTCCAGCTGCGCTGGCTGGACAACCCGGACCACCGCGCCCGTGTAGTGGGGTACGCCAAGCAGTGGTACCTGCCGCACAACGATCCCGCCGCGATCGACGCCGCCCTGGCCCGGCTTGAGGCCACGGACGTGTGGGTGCGCGAGGCGGACGGCAGCCGCAAGTCGATGGGGGCCCTGAAGAACATGACCAGCCAGTTGATCGGCAGGTTCTGCCAGAGCGCCCTGGAAACCACCCGCGCCGTCTACGGGCCGGAAAACCTGACCCGATACAGCGCCGAACTCATGGTGCCGGATGAGACGGTCATGGAGATCGCGGTCATGAAGGGCCTCGCCACCACGTTCGTGATGACCACCGAACACCGGCAGCCCATCTACGAACGCCAGCGCGAAGTGCTCCACGCCCTGGTCACAGCCCTCAGCGCCACGGGGGACCGGCACCTGGAACCGATGTTCGCCGCGGACTGGCGGGATGCGGCCGACGACGGGGCACGGCTCAGGGTGGTCATCGACCAGGTGGCGTCCCTCACGGACGGCTCGGCGCTGGCCATGTACGAGCGCCTGGTGGGGAGCCTGCCTTCGCTCTGGTAG
- the dusB gene encoding tRNA dihydrouridine synthase DusB, with translation MTVAATPPAPKLELPPLKLGPITVDTPVILAPMAGITNSAFRRLCREYGGGMYVAEMVTSRALVERTPESLRIISHDDDEKVRSVQLYGVDPGTVGAAVRMLVEEDRADHIDLNFGCPVPKVTRRGGGSALPWKTDLFTAIVQTAVKEASKGNIPLTIKMRKGIDDDHLTYLDAGRIARDSGVAAVALHGRTAAQFYSGKADWSAIARLREALPDIPVLGNGDIWSAEDAVRMVRETGVDGVVVGRGCQGRPWLFGDLQAAFEGSDVRHRPNLRQVAEGVYRHAELMVETFGDEGKALREIRKHIAWYFKGYVVGGELRTRLALVTSLEVLRDTLAELDLDSPYPGVDAEGPRGRAGSPKRPALPKDWLESRALNEHQSRDIAAAELDVSGG, from the coding sequence GTGACTGTTGCAGCAACCCCTCCTGCCCCCAAGCTGGAACTCCCGCCCCTGAAGCTGGGACCCATCACCGTTGACACCCCGGTGATCCTGGCGCCCATGGCCGGCATCACCAACTCCGCCTTCCGCAGGCTCTGCCGTGAATACGGCGGCGGCATGTACGTGGCGGAGATGGTCACGTCCCGCGCGCTGGTGGAGCGGACCCCTGAATCGCTGCGCATCATTTCGCACGACGACGACGAGAAGGTCCGTTCGGTCCAGCTGTACGGCGTGGATCCGGGCACGGTCGGCGCCGCCGTGCGGATGCTGGTGGAGGAAGACCGGGCGGACCACATCGACCTCAACTTCGGCTGCCCGGTCCCCAAGGTCACCCGCCGCGGCGGCGGGTCCGCCCTGCCGTGGAAGACCGACCTCTTCACCGCGATCGTGCAGACCGCCGTCAAAGAAGCCTCCAAAGGCAACATCCCGTTGACCATCAAGATGCGCAAGGGCATCGATGATGACCACCTGACGTACCTCGACGCCGGCCGCATCGCCCGCGACTCCGGCGTGGCCGCCGTCGCGCTGCACGGCCGCACGGCCGCCCAGTTCTACTCCGGCAAGGCGGACTGGTCCGCCATCGCCCGGCTCCGCGAAGCCCTGCCGGACATCCCGGTGCTGGGCAACGGCGATATCTGGTCAGCAGAGGACGCCGTCCGGATGGTCCGCGAAACCGGCGTGGACGGCGTGGTGGTGGGCCGCGGCTGCCAGGGGCGCCCGTGGCTTTTCGGGGACCTGCAGGCAGCGTTCGAAGGCAGCGACGTCCGGCACCGGCCCAACCTGCGCCAGGTGGCGGAGGGCGTCTACCGGCACGCGGAACTGATGGTGGAGACCTTCGGTGACGAAGGCAAGGCGCTCCGTGAAATCCGCAAGCACATCGCCTGGTACTTCAAGGGCTACGTGGTGGGGGGCGAGCTGCGCACCCGGCTGGCCCTGGTGACCAGCCTGGAGGTGCTGCGGGACACCCTCGCGGAGCTTGACCTGGACTCGCCGTACCCCGGGGTGGATGCAGAGGGCCCGCGCGGCCGCGCCGGCTCCCCGAAACGGCCTGCCTTGCCCAAGGACTGGCTCGAGTCCCGCGCCCTGAACGAGCACCAGTCCCGGGACATCGCCGCTGCCGAACTGGATGTTTCCGGTGGCTGA
- a CDS encoding YibE/F family protein has protein sequence MAARSKANRILAAVLIPLALLTLAGMAALWPSGSKEGITLANPYSTAPGVTFDTGTIQSVVTGNCMQGTSPQGSGQQGTGQQTPPGQQAGQQGTGQDSGGQAPRQGSDCTFAFTEPDKGGSPVKVVINPDVASSHGVKPGDQIRYLNLSSAQGAAGAQGSPAYIFVDFVRTLPIVLLAVLYAAVVIAVARWRGLRALIGLVGAYFVLANFLLPGLVEGKPPLLLTLVGSTVIMIGVLYFAHGFSARTSTALLGTIFGLGITSLLAAWATDAANLAGVGSHDAATLVNTSANISISGVILCGLIISGLGVLNDVTITQSSAVWELYELAPASSARKLFTSAMRIGRDHIASTVYTIAFAYAGAALPILIIVMLYDRPLMDTLTSSELSEEVIRTLVGSIGLVLAIPVTTLIAVLVVKATGIKAADGRAGGVQHDDGHVHAEDVADTGALAAAALGERSRRAGVEPVPEPTTRRGRRAERG, from the coding sequence ATGGCTGCCCGCAGCAAGGCGAACCGCATCCTGGCGGCGGTCCTCATCCCGTTGGCGCTGCTCACCCTGGCCGGGATGGCCGCGCTGTGGCCCTCCGGCAGCAAGGAAGGAATCACGCTCGCCAACCCGTACTCCACCGCTCCCGGCGTGACATTCGATACGGGAACCATCCAAAGCGTGGTCACCGGGAACTGCATGCAGGGGACAAGCCCGCAGGGCAGCGGACAGCAAGGAACCGGCCAGCAAACCCCACCCGGCCAGCAAGCCGGCCAGCAGGGAACGGGCCAGGATTCCGGCGGGCAGGCTCCCCGGCAGGGCTCGGACTGCACATTCGCCTTCACGGAGCCGGACAAGGGCGGAAGCCCGGTCAAGGTGGTCATCAACCCGGATGTGGCCTCCTCGCACGGGGTCAAGCCAGGGGACCAGATCCGGTACCTGAACCTCTCAAGCGCCCAGGGGGCCGCCGGGGCACAGGGCTCGCCGGCCTACATCTTCGTGGACTTCGTCCGCACCCTGCCGATTGTCCTGCTCGCCGTGCTCTACGCCGCAGTGGTCATCGCCGTCGCCCGGTGGCGCGGGCTGCGCGCCCTGATCGGACTCGTCGGTGCCTACTTCGTCCTGGCCAATTTCCTCCTCCCGGGCCTGGTGGAGGGCAAACCACCCCTGCTGCTGACCCTCGTGGGCTCCACCGTGATCATGATCGGGGTCCTCTATTTCGCCCACGGATTCTCGGCGAGGACGTCCACGGCATTGTTGGGCACCATCTTCGGCCTGGGCATCACGTCGCTCTTGGCCGCCTGGGCCACCGACGCCGCCAACCTCGCCGGCGTCGGCAGCCACGACGCCGCCACCCTGGTGAACACCTCGGCAAACATCTCCATCTCCGGCGTGATCCTGTGCGGGCTCATCATTTCGGGCCTGGGCGTCCTGAACGACGTCACCATCACCCAGTCCTCGGCCGTGTGGGAGCTCTACGAGCTGGCACCGGCCAGCAGCGCCAGGAAGCTGTTCACCTCCGCCATGCGGATCGGCCGCGACCACATCGCCTCCACCGTCTACACCATCGCCTTCGCCTACGCGGGGGCCGCGCTTCCCATCCTGATCATCGTGATGCTTTACGACCGGCCCCTGATGGATACGCTCACCAGTTCGGAACTGTCCGAAGAAGTCATCCGCACGCTGGTGGGCTCCATCGGCCTGGTCCTGGCCATCCCGGTCACTACCCTGATCGCCGTGCTCGTGGTCAAGGCCACCGGCATCAAGGCAGCGGACGGCCGCGCCGGGGGCGTACAGCACGACGACGGCCACGTCCACGCCGAGGACGTGGCGGACACCGGGGCGCTCGCCGCAGCCGCGCTGGGGGAACGCAGCCGGCGAGCCGGCGTCGAACCCGTGCCCGAACCCACCACCCGCCGGGGCCGGCGGGCAGAGCGCGGCTGA
- a CDS encoding alpha/beta fold hydrolase, with protein sequence MDNGGTHGTDTRGTGNSGGEQAGQARAASLHQPALSILEASGATKGVVLVLHGGRAHSRDPVEARHLSPARMVPFARNLHRAGRKHGLAVWSLRNSVRGWNGPDMTPLQDARWALRQIEERHPGVPIFLLGHSMGGLTAVCAADHPQVEAVVALAPWLSPETPSAPVAGRKVLIVHGTTDHMTSPKQSLAFSRRATAEAASMQYVSLKGVGHFMLRKVRVWQTLASGFVIKSFAESTGAAVRPSRAFTQLLPESSVHVTL encoded by the coding sequence ATGGATAACGGTGGGACACATGGAACCGATACCCGCGGGACGGGGAACAGCGGCGGAGAACAGGCCGGACAGGCTCGTGCAGCTTCCCTGCACCAGCCAGCACTGAGCATCCTTGAGGCATCCGGCGCCACCAAGGGCGTTGTCCTGGTCCTGCACGGGGGCAGGGCCCACAGCCGCGACCCGGTGGAGGCCCGGCACCTGAGCCCGGCCAGGATGGTCCCGTTCGCCCGTAACCTGCACCGTGCCGGCAGGAAGCACGGGCTGGCAGTCTGGTCGCTGCGCAACAGCGTCCGCGGCTGGAACGGCCCTGACATGACCCCGCTGCAGGACGCACGGTGGGCGCTCCGGCAGATCGAAGAACGCCACCCCGGCGTCCCGATCTTCCTGCTGGGCCACTCGATGGGCGGCCTGACCGCCGTCTGCGCCGCCGACCACCCCCAGGTGGAGGCCGTGGTGGCCCTTGCGCCGTGGCTGAGCCCGGAAACCCCGTCCGCCCCGGTGGCCGGAAGGAAGGTGCTGATCGTGCACGGAACCACTGACCACATGACCAGCCCCAAGCAGTCACTGGCGTTTTCCCGCCGCGCCACCGCGGAGGCGGCAAGCATGCAGTACGTATCCCTTAAGGGCGTCGGGCACTTCATGCTCCGCAAGGTCAGGGTGTGGCAAACGCTGGCCTCCGGGTTCGTGATCAAGTCGTTCGCCGAGAGCACGGGCGCCGCCGTGCGGCCGTCCAGGGCCTTCACGCAGCTGCTGCCGGAATCGTCCGTGCACGTCACCCTCTAG
- a CDS encoding lysophospholipid acyltransferase family protein — MPWRPPPNDRFYRVIVRTGQFLRWAFRLDIVATGLEHLPAKEPGAGPFRQASAGKGAVFAITHFGYVDFAVVELLLWRHTRAQLRFLIHQGAADHWLAGPAISASGHVVVGYTDRSDAYDAAVAKLRSGEYLAVFPEAGVSRSFTVRECRTGAVRMAAEAGVPVIPVSVWGAHRVMTRGHGFSLRRSWRAPVRLEVGEPIVFPRDVDVEEATEGLRRTLQAGIDRCTAGFPRQPEPGAWWMPAHLGGGAPSDAERQLLDAADAAAGRRRGSRQTR; from the coding sequence ATGCCTTGGCGTCCCCCGCCCAACGACCGCTTCTACCGGGTCATCGTCCGCACCGGGCAGTTCCTGCGTTGGGCCTTCCGGCTGGACATCGTGGCCACGGGCCTGGAACACCTGCCCGCGAAGGAACCCGGCGCCGGCCCCTTCCGCCAGGCGTCCGCCGGGAAGGGAGCCGTCTTCGCCATCACGCACTTCGGCTATGTGGACTTTGCGGTGGTCGAACTGCTCCTGTGGCGGCACACCCGCGCCCAGTTGCGGTTCCTGATCCATCAAGGCGCCGCGGACCACTGGCTGGCCGGCCCCGCCATCAGCGCCAGCGGCCATGTGGTGGTGGGATATACGGACCGTTCAGACGCCTACGACGCCGCGGTGGCCAAGTTGCGGTCCGGCGAGTACCTCGCGGTCTTCCCGGAGGCCGGGGTGAGCCGCAGCTTCACGGTCCGCGAGTGCCGGACCGGTGCCGTGCGGATGGCGGCGGAGGCCGGCGTCCCGGTCATTCCGGTTTCGGTCTGGGGCGCGCACCGGGTGATGACCCGCGGCCACGGATTCTCCCTTCGGCGCAGCTGGCGGGCGCCAGTGCGGCTTGAAGTGGGAGAGCCGATCGTCTTTCCGCGTGACGTTGACGTGGAGGAAGCCACAGAGGGGCTGCGCCGCACGCTCCAGGCCGGGATCGATCGGTGCACCGCAGGCTTTCCGCGCCAGCCGGAGCCCGGGGCGTGGTGGATGCCGGCGCACCTGGGCGGCGGCGCTCCCTCGGATGCCGAGCGGCAACTCCTGGACGCTGCGGACGCCGCCGCGGGCCGTCGTCGTGGTTCCCGCCAAACCAGGTAA